A single window of Archangium gephyra DNA harbors:
- the rpiA gene encoding ribose-5-phosphate isomerase RpiA, with product MADLEKEKESAARKSLEWVRDGMVLGLGTGSTAAYVIRLLGLRVREGLRIRAVPTSASTEALARAEGIPLVTFADVKELDVAIDGADEVDPSLRLIKGGGGALLREKIVAAAARQVLILTDSSKPRESLGRFPLPVEVVRFGWELVAERLSRLGVTPRLRRGREGTPFVTDEGHYLLDCPFGTIADPEALARTLDAMPGVVEHGLFLDLADVVLVGRGESVEVRERGREPGR from the coding sequence ATGGCGGACCTGGAGAAGGAGAAGGAGTCAGCGGCGCGCAAGAGCCTCGAGTGGGTGCGGGACGGAATGGTGCTCGGGCTGGGCACGGGAAGTACCGCCGCCTACGTGATCCGGTTGCTGGGCCTTCGGGTCCGCGAGGGGCTGCGGATCCGGGCGGTTCCCACCTCCGCCAGCACCGAGGCGCTCGCACGTGCCGAGGGCATTCCGTTGGTGACGTTCGCCGACGTGAAGGAGCTCGATGTGGCCATCGATGGCGCGGATGAGGTCGATCCCTCGCTGCGGCTCATCAAGGGCGGAGGAGGGGCGCTGCTTCGCGAGAAGATCGTCGCGGCCGCGGCCCGCCAGGTGCTCATCCTCACGGACTCCAGCAAGCCCCGGGAGTCACTCGGCCGGTTCCCGCTGCCAGTCGAGGTGGTGCGCTTCGGCTGGGAGCTGGTGGCGGAGCGGCTGTCGCGCCTGGGCGTGACACCGCGGTTGCGGCGGGGCCGGGAGGGCACGCCCTTCGTCACCGACGAGGGCCACTATCTGCTCGACTGTCCCTTCGGCACCATCGCCGACCCCGAGGCGCTCGCCCGGACGCTCGACGCGATGCCGGGCGTGGTCGAGCATGGGCTCTTCCTGGACCTGGCGGACGTCGTCCTCGTGGGCCGGGGTGAGTCCGTCGAGGTGCGAGAGCGAGGGCGCGAGCCGGGACGGTGA
- a CDS encoding TlpA family protein disulfide reductase produces the protein MSPSLRSRSLLACLLLMTGLACGTKRKPSEEYTQAYLAFGRLTATKADLAYVDPEMTVIEGLLRQVPPQSMDAEAAARLLARIDQERQRVLKEQEAMKSKVADDLAGIPQLQVASEDDATQAANPREPPDFNGRVETVEVDTLLERTRAGNKATLVFLYASSCSSCRKMFPTVNAVARNYREQGLEVVALSLDTDESELVRYLQRSRPVFTALRAAPHDPESLTRVVNDFGGTYPQNIPYLALLDGEGKLVTQSPGKLNPSALAAHIEQVLLR, from the coding sequence ATGTCTCCATCGCTCCGCTCCCGTTCGCTGCTCGCGTGCCTGCTGTTGATGACGGGCCTCGCCTGCGGCACGAAGAGGAAGCCCTCCGAGGAGTACACCCAGGCCTATCTCGCCTTCGGACGGCTGACGGCCACGAAGGCGGACCTGGCCTATGTCGACCCGGAGATGACGGTCATCGAGGGGCTGCTGCGCCAGGTGCCTCCCCAGAGCATGGACGCGGAGGCCGCGGCCCGGCTCCTCGCGCGCATCGACCAGGAGCGGCAGCGTGTCCTGAAAGAGCAGGAGGCGATGAAGTCCAAGGTGGCGGACGACCTCGCCGGGATTCCGCAACTCCAGGTGGCCAGCGAGGATGACGCCACCCAGGCGGCGAACCCTCGCGAGCCGCCGGACTTCAATGGACGCGTCGAGACCGTGGAGGTGGACACGCTGCTGGAGCGGACACGCGCGGGAAACAAGGCCACCCTCGTCTTCCTCTACGCCTCGTCGTGCTCGTCCTGCCGGAAGATGTTTCCCACCGTGAACGCGGTGGCCCGCAACTACCGGGAGCAGGGCCTGGAGGTGGTGGCGCTCTCGCTCGACACGGATGAGTCCGAGCTCGTCCGTTACCTGCAGCGCTCGCGCCCCGTGTTCACGGCCCTGCGCGCCGCGCCCCATGACCCCGAGAGCCTCACGCGCGTGGTGAATGACTTCGGAGGGACGTACCCACAGAACATTCCGTATCTCGCCCTGCTCGATGGGGAGGGGAAACTGGTGACGCAGTCCCCCGGCAAGCTCAACCCCAGCGCGCTCGCGGCCCACATCGAGCAGGTCCTGCTTCGCTGA
- a CDS encoding serine hydrolase domain-containing protein, translating to MHDSSLTTAALFAALALLAGCTGATSSVRTLPAPDVSTVDALFASYAGPETPGASVVVIHEGKAVLRRAYGLAELPERTPATTATHYRLASLSKQFTALAILRLAEEGRLRYDDRVAEVLPGFPAHASEVRIRHLLHHTSGLWDYEAFVPDTQSVQVKDRDVLALLSRAERTYFPPGTAVRYSNSGYAVLALLVEQVSGMPFARFLHERVFTPAGMRSTVAHEAGVTTVPQRAYGYVADAKGFRPRDQSPTSAVLGDGGIYSSVEEWVAWDRALDTHALIREDTQRLAWTAPVLPDGTSGRYGFGWFIDDDGGRPRLSHHGETSGFTNAIVKYPEQRLTVIVLTNRAGGEPWRLAQRVADLWLGSPGAIPWPFETFPNAR from the coding sequence ATGCACGACTCCTCCCTCACGACCGCCGCCCTCTTCGCCGCCCTTGCCCTGCTCGCCGGGTGTACCGGAGCCACGTCGAGCGTCCGAACGCTCCCGGCCCCGGACGTGAGCACCGTGGACGCGCTCTTCGCCAGCTATGCCGGCCCGGAAACTCCCGGCGCCAGCGTCGTGGTGATCCACGAGGGGAAGGCCGTGCTCCGCCGCGCCTATGGGCTGGCGGAGCTCCCGGAGCGCACGCCCGCCACGACGGCGACGCACTACCGGCTGGCCTCGCTCTCCAAGCAGTTCACGGCCCTGGCCATCCTGCGGCTCGCCGAGGAGGGCAGGCTCCGCTACGACGACCGCGTGGCCGAGGTGCTCCCGGGCTTCCCCGCCCACGCGAGCGAGGTCCGCATCCGCCACCTGCTCCACCACACCTCGGGCCTCTGGGACTACGAGGCCTTCGTCCCGGACACCCAGAGCGTGCAGGTGAAGGACCGCGACGTGCTCGCGCTCCTCTCCCGCGCCGAGCGCACGTACTTCCCGCCCGGGACGGCGGTGCGCTACAGCAACTCCGGCTACGCGGTGCTCGCCCTCCTCGTGGAGCAGGTGAGTGGAATGCCGTTCGCCCGCTTCCTCCACGAGCGGGTCTTCACCCCCGCGGGCATGCGCTCGACGGTCGCGCACGAGGCGGGGGTGACGACGGTGCCCCAGCGCGCGTACGGCTACGTGGCCGATGCGAAGGGCTTCCGCCCTCGGGACCAGAGCCCCACCAGCGCCGTGCTGGGAGATGGGGGCATCTACTCGTCCGTGGAGGAGTGGGTGGCGTGGGACAGGGCCCTGGACACGCACGCGCTCATCCGCGAGGACACCCAGCGGCTCGCGTGGACGGCCCCGGTCCTGCCGGATGGCACCTCCGGGCGCTATGGCTTCGGCTGGTTCATCGATGACGACGGAGGACGGCCGCGCCTGTCGCACCATGGCGAGACGTCGGGCTTCACCAACGCCATCGTGAAGTACCCGGAGCAGCGACTCACGGTCATCGTCCTGACGAACCGGGCGGGCGGGGAGCCGTGGAGGCTCGCCCAGCGGGTGGCGGACCTGTGGCTCGGAAGCCCCGGGGCGATTCCCTGGCCCTTCGAGACCTTCCCCAACGCACGCTAG
- a CDS encoding serine/threonine-protein kinase — MAVPFGKYQLLRKIASGGMGQVFLALERGAGLERLVVLKLILPHLAEDEDFLTMFLEEARLVARLAHPNLITILELTEIDGRHCLAMEYVQGDDVRRLEKYARAQGKPLPVGLVLRIIAEAAAGLHYAHQARNPQGQPLQLVHRDVSPQNILVGFDGGVKVIDFGVAKAAGSASNTATGVLKGKYPYMSPEQANGQPVDARSDLFALGVVLWEMLTGRRLFKGESDLMTLRLVRDCQVPPPSQLNPKLPPGVDELVLRALAPTPEGRFPDCGAFRLAIEDYILQYRLPASNAHLSAYLRDLYTERITRESDPVNLDQLAEDADLDAKSNSSRSNARSVSQQAAGARISTPAGTGTPVVPPPRPLTNGRSRHTLSIPPAPEPKRRVPRVAILASVGTLLVCAGAAIVMSRQQPAEAPRVTEPAPVVRTEPGPAPVEPPAPVEPQPVKLKVLSEPAGALVEVDGKQYGATPMDLPLPPDAPPVKVALKMEGYETEEHRVSAENAPSFSVKLTPKKPRRNPAALGIKTGR, encoded by the coding sequence ATGGCTGTCCCCTTCGGCAAGTACCAGCTGCTGCGCAAGATTGCCTCCGGCGGGATGGGCCAGGTGTTCCTGGCGCTCGAGCGGGGCGCGGGTCTGGAGAGACTCGTCGTCCTCAAGCTCATCCTGCCGCACCTGGCCGAGGATGAGGACTTCCTCACGATGTTCCTGGAGGAGGCGCGGCTGGTGGCGCGGCTGGCGCACCCCAACCTCATCACCATCCTGGAGCTGACGGAGATAGACGGCCGGCACTGTCTGGCCATGGAGTACGTGCAGGGCGACGACGTGCGCCGGCTGGAGAAGTACGCGCGGGCGCAGGGCAAGCCGCTGCCGGTGGGGCTGGTGCTGCGCATCATCGCGGAGGCGGCGGCGGGGCTGCACTACGCGCACCAGGCGCGCAATCCGCAGGGCCAGCCGCTGCAGCTGGTGCACCGGGACGTGTCGCCGCAGAACATCCTGGTGGGCTTCGACGGAGGCGTGAAGGTCATCGACTTCGGCGTGGCCAAGGCGGCGGGAAGCGCGTCGAACACGGCCACCGGGGTGCTCAAGGGCAAGTACCCGTACATGTCCCCCGAGCAGGCCAACGGCCAGCCGGTGGATGCGCGCAGTGACTTGTTCGCCCTGGGCGTGGTGCTCTGGGAGATGCTGACGGGCCGGCGCCTGTTCAAGGGCGAGTCGGACCTGATGACGCTGCGGCTGGTGCGCGACTGCCAGGTGCCGCCGCCCTCGCAGCTCAACCCGAAGCTGCCGCCGGGCGTGGACGAGCTGGTGCTCCGGGCGCTGGCGCCCACGCCGGAGGGACGCTTCCCGGACTGCGGTGCCTTCCGGCTGGCCATCGAGGACTACATCCTCCAGTACCGGTTGCCGGCCAGCAACGCGCACCTGTCCGCGTACCTGAGGGACCTGTACACCGAGCGCATCACGCGCGAGTCGGATCCGGTCAACCTGGATCAGCTCGCCGAGGACGCGGACCTGGACGCGAAGTCCAACTCGTCGCGCAGCAACGCGCGTTCGGTCTCGCAGCAGGCCGCCGGGGCACGCATCTCCACTCCGGCGGGGACGGGAACGCCCGTGGTCCCGCCGCCGCGTCCGCTGACGAATGGCCGCAGCCGGCACACGCTGTCGATCCCCCCGGCTCCCGAGCCCAAGCGGCGCGTCCCACGGGTGGCCATCCTGGCCAGCGTGGGCACGCTGCTCGTGTGCGCGGGGGCGGCGATCGTCATGTCGCGCCAGCAGCCGGCCGAGGCTCCCCGGGTGACGGAGCCCGCCCCGGTGGTGCGGACGGAGCCCGGGCCGGCGCCCGTTGAGCCGCCCGCGCCGGTGGAGCCGCAGCCGGTGAAGCTGAAGGTGCTCTCGGAGCCGGCGGGCGCGCTGGTGGAAGTGGATGGGAAGCAGTACGGCGCGACGCCGATGGACCTGCCGCTCCCTCCGGATGCGCCGCCGGTGAAGGTGGCGCTGAAGATGGAAGGCTACGAGACGGAGGAGCACCGGGTGTCCGCCGAGAACGCGCCCTCGTTCTCGGTGAAGCTCACGCCGAAGAAGCCGCGCCGCAACCCCGCCGCGCTGGGCATCAAGACGGGCCGTTGA
- a CDS encoding ABC transporter permease, protein MNTIGMKSLLVKEVRRFMRVPGQTVLSPLISTSLYFLVFGYSLSGRVHEVEGVPYLQFIVPGLVFMGLANNAFLNSSSSLFITKIQGTVVDLLVAPLGPLELMAGFIGGAMVRGLLVGGLTWAVATLFTGFRLEHAPAALLFLLLSSYTFSVLGILAAVWAEKFEQINFFPTFVMLPLTFLGGIFYSVRQLPSPWNHVSLFNPMVYMVEGLRYGMLGQSGFSPLLGASILVAVALVATGVAWAALRSGYKLKA, encoded by the coding sequence ATGAACACGATTGGGATGAAGTCCCTGCTGGTGAAGGAGGTCCGCCGCTTCATGCGCGTGCCGGGCCAGACGGTCCTCTCACCGCTCATCAGCACCTCGCTCTACTTCCTCGTCTTCGGCTACTCGCTCTCCGGCCGCGTGCACGAGGTGGAGGGCGTGCCCTACCTGCAGTTCATCGTCCCGGGCCTCGTCTTCATGGGCCTGGCCAACAACGCCTTCCTCAACAGCAGCTCCTCGCTCTTCATCACCAAGATTCAGGGCACGGTGGTGGACCTGCTGGTGGCGCCGCTGGGGCCGCTGGAGCTGATGGCCGGCTTCATCGGCGGGGCCATGGTGCGCGGGCTGCTGGTGGGCGGGCTCACCTGGGCGGTGGCCACGCTCTTCACCGGCTTCCGCCTGGAGCACGCGCCCGCCGCGCTCCTCTTCCTGCTGCTGTCCTCCTATACCTTCAGCGTGCTGGGGATATTGGCGGCCGTGTGGGCCGAGAAGTTCGAGCAGATCAACTTCTTCCCCACCTTCGTGATGCTGCCGCTCACCTTCCTGGGCGGCATCTTCTACTCGGTGCGCCAGCTGCCCTCGCCCTGGAACCACGTCAGCCTCTTCAACCCCATGGTCTACATGGTGGAGGGGCTGCGCTACGGCATGCTGGGCCAGAGTGGCTTCTCGCCCCTGTTGGGCGCCAGCATCCTCGTGGCTGTAGCCTTGGTGGCAACAGGCGTGGCGTGGGCCGCGTTACGCTCTGGTTACAAACTGAAAGCCTGA
- a CDS encoding ABC transporter ATP-binding protein yields MSSTPALELRGLTKNYGGKLTALTDVNLTIRPGEIFALLGPNGAGKTTLIGSVCGLVKKTSGKILVFGHDLDEDPVRPRYEVGLVPQEINFDPFFSVAESLYIQQGYYGQKRDEARVMEVLTALNLQNKADSLTRALSGGMKRRLLIAKALVHKPRLVFLDEPTAGVDVELRRDLWNYVRKLAAEGTTIVLTTHYLEEAEELADRVGIINEGKLLLVEEKKALLRRLGEKRLIVTLTEPITAPLPESVRKAGATLSADGRTVTYPEREGSAPAGDILRALYTHGLPVSDVETRHSRLEDILIDILRGKPAAAGAA; encoded by the coding sequence ATGTCCTCCACTCCCGCGCTCGAGCTCCGCGGCCTCACCAAGAACTACGGCGGCAAGCTCACGGCCCTCACCGACGTCAACCTCACCATCCGTCCCGGGGAGATCTTCGCCCTGCTCGGCCCCAACGGCGCCGGCAAGACGACGCTCATCGGCTCGGTCTGCGGGCTGGTGAAGAAGACGAGCGGCAAGATTCTCGTCTTCGGGCACGACCTGGACGAGGACCCGGTGCGCCCGCGCTACGAGGTGGGCCTGGTGCCGCAGGAGATCAACTTCGATCCCTTCTTCTCGGTGGCCGAGTCGCTCTACATCCAGCAGGGCTACTACGGGCAGAAGCGGGACGAGGCGCGGGTGATGGAGGTGCTCACCGCGCTCAACCTCCAGAACAAGGCGGACTCGCTCACGCGGGCGCTGTCGGGCGGCATGAAGCGCCGGCTGCTCATCGCCAAGGCGCTGGTGCACAAGCCGCGGCTCGTCTTCCTGGACGAGCCCACCGCGGGCGTGGACGTGGAGCTGCGCCGGGACTTGTGGAACTACGTGCGCAAGCTGGCCGCCGAGGGCACCACCATCGTCCTCACCACGCACTACCTCGAGGAGGCCGAGGAGCTGGCGGACCGGGTGGGCATCATCAACGAGGGCAAGCTGCTGCTGGTGGAGGAAAAGAAGGCACTGCTGCGCCGGCTGGGCGAGAAGCGCCTCATCGTCACCCTCACCGAGCCCATCACCGCCCCGCTGCCCGAGTCCGTGCGCAAGGCGGGCGCCACGCTCTCCGCCGACGGCCGCACCGTCACCTACCCCGAGCGCGAGGGCAGCGCTCCGGCCGGGGACATCCTCCGCGCCCTCTACACCCACGGCCTCCCGGTGAGCGACGTGGAGACACGCCACTCGCGCCTGGAAGACATCCTCATCGACATCCTGCGCGGCAAGCCCGCCGCCGCTGGCGCCGCCTGA
- the ettA gene encoding energy-dependent translational throttle protein EttA translates to MAQNFIFTMQDLRKVKGGKDILKGIYLSFFPGAKIGVIGPNGSGKSTLLRIMAGVDTEFFGTAKPDPSARVGYLAQEPQLDPTLDVKGNVELGLKPIRTLLDRFNEVSAKFAEPMDDAQMEKLLAEQGRLQDAIDACNGWELDRTLEMAMDALRLPPGDADVTKLSGGEKRRVALCRILLEKPDLLLLDEPTNHLDAESVAWLEQALKEYKGTIVCITHDRYFLDNAAEWILELDRGEGVPWKGNYSSWLEQKQKRLELEEKSESARQKTLKRELEWVRASPKARQAKSKARISAYEDLLNQTQDKRDATGEVTIPPGPPLRGLVVEAKGLRKAFGERLLIDDLNFRLPPGGIVGVIGPNGAGKTTLFRMLTGVEKPDGGELRVGEAVKMAYVDQSRDALNGDKSVFEEVSGGLDYIDLGRAGQMPSRAYLAGFAFKGQDQQKRVKDLSGGERNRVHLAKMLKSGGNLLLLDEPTNDLDVETLRSLEDALLNFAGCAVVISHDRWFLDRIATHILAFEGDSRAFFFEGNFQDYEADKKKRLGPEALEPHRIRYRPLTKS, encoded by the coding sequence ATGGCCCAGAATTTCATCTTCACCATGCAGGACCTGCGCAAGGTCAAGGGCGGCAAGGACATCCTCAAGGGGATCTACCTGTCGTTCTTCCCGGGCGCGAAGATTGGCGTCATCGGCCCCAACGGCTCCGGTAAGTCGACGCTGCTGCGCATCATGGCGGGCGTGGACACGGAGTTCTTCGGCACGGCGAAGCCGGACCCGAGCGCGCGCGTGGGCTACCTGGCGCAGGAGCCGCAGCTCGACCCCACGCTGGACGTGAAGGGCAACGTGGAGCTGGGCCTCAAGCCCATCCGCACGCTGCTGGACCGCTTCAACGAGGTGAGCGCGAAGTTCGCTGAGCCCATGGACGACGCGCAGATGGAGAAGCTGCTGGCCGAGCAGGGCCGGCTGCAGGACGCCATCGACGCGTGCAACGGCTGGGAGCTGGACCGGACCCTGGAGATGGCCATGGACGCGCTGCGTCTGCCGCCGGGGGACGCGGACGTGACGAAGCTGTCCGGTGGTGAGAAGCGCCGCGTGGCGCTGTGCCGGATTCTGCTGGAGAAGCCGGACCTGCTGCTGCTGGACGAGCCCACCAACCACCTGGACGCCGAGAGCGTGGCGTGGCTGGAGCAGGCCCTCAAGGAGTACAAGGGCACCATCGTCTGCATCACGCACGACCGCTACTTCCTGGACAACGCGGCCGAGTGGATTCTCGAGCTGGACCGCGGCGAGGGCGTGCCCTGGAAGGGCAACTACTCGAGCTGGCTGGAGCAGAAGCAGAAGCGGCTGGAGCTGGAGGAGAAGTCGGAGAGCGCGCGGCAGAAGACGCTCAAGCGCGAGCTGGAGTGGGTGCGCGCGTCGCCCAAGGCGCGTCAGGCCAAGAGCAAGGCGCGTATCTCGGCGTACGAGGATCTGCTCAACCAGACGCAGGACAAGCGGGACGCGACGGGCGAGGTGACGATTCCGCCGGGGCCGCCGCTGCGCGGGCTGGTGGTGGAAGCCAAGGGGCTGCGCAAGGCGTTTGGTGAGCGGCTGCTCATCGACGACCTGAATTTCCGGCTGCCGCCGGGCGGCATCGTGGGCGTGATTGGCCCCAACGGCGCGGGCAAGACGACGCTCTTCCGGATGCTCACGGGCGTGGAGAAGCCGGATGGGGGCGAGCTGCGCGTGGGCGAGGCCGTGAAGATGGCGTACGTGGACCAGAGCCGCGACGCGCTGAACGGCGACAAGAGCGTCTTCGAGGAAGTGAGCGGCGGGCTGGACTACATCGACCTGGGGCGTGCGGGGCAGATGCCGAGCCGCGCGTACCTGGCGGGCTTCGCGTTCAAGGGACAGGATCAGCAGAAGCGGGTGAAGGACCTGTCGGGCGGCGAGCGCAACCGGGTGCACCTGGCGAAGATGCTCAAGAGTGGCGGCAACCTGCTGCTGCTGGACGAGCCCACGAACGACCTGGACGTGGAGACGCTGCGGAGCCTGGAGGACGCGCTGCTGAACTTCGCGGGCTGCGCGGTGGTCATCAGCCACGACCGTTGGTTCCTGGACCGCATCGCCACGCACATCCTGGCGTTCGAGGGAGACAGCCGGGCGTTCTTCTTCGAGGGCAACTTCCAGGACTACGAGGCGGACAAGAAGAAGCGCCTGGGCCCCGAGGCCCTGGAGCCGCACCGCATCCGCTACCGTCCGCTCACGAAGAGCTGA
- a CDS encoding class I SAM-dependent methyltransferase, translating into MEVRPRLSLPLTAEGYAAANEAFRRCWSADREEVLSFLRAHPPSAGAEGLNVLGIGVGDGSFDLRLIETLRTLRGEVPLSYVAVEPNEAQLDGFRSRVSGEAKGGTHFTFLPLRAEDYVPDRRFDLIHYIHSLYHMPGGEERLVRMSLEQLRPGGRLLIALSSERGGIYQLMQRFWNDIDYSFFTRGLFGQESLRELFERHGIAYRYELYPQVSIDVSACFEPDSALGRHLLDFLLQADLQRAPESLRQRVLEALAELSRHVHGRRLLPHPSGVFMAG; encoded by the coding sequence ATGGAAGTGCGTCCACGTCTTTCCCTGCCACTGACCGCGGAGGGCTACGCCGCGGCCAATGAGGCCTTCCGGCGTTGTTGGTCCGCGGACCGTGAGGAGGTGTTGTCGTTCCTCCGGGCCCATCCCCCCTCCGCGGGCGCCGAGGGCCTGAACGTGCTGGGGATCGGAGTCGGAGATGGCTCGTTCGACCTCCGGCTCATCGAGACCCTGCGCACACTGCGTGGCGAGGTGCCCCTCTCCTACGTGGCCGTGGAGCCCAACGAGGCACAGCTCGACGGCTTCCGCTCGCGTGTGAGCGGGGAGGCGAAGGGGGGCACCCACTTCACCTTCCTGCCGCTCCGGGCCGAGGACTACGTGCCGGATCGGCGCTTCGACCTCATCCACTACATCCACTCGCTCTACCACATGCCCGGCGGCGAGGAGCGCCTGGTCCGCATGTCCCTGGAGCAGCTGCGTCCTGGTGGCAGATTGCTGATTGCCCTCTCCTCCGAGCGGGGCGGCATCTACCAGCTGATGCAGCGCTTCTGGAACGACATCGACTACAGCTTCTTCACCCGGGGCCTGTTCGGCCAGGAGAGCCTGCGCGAGTTGTTCGAGCGCCATGGCATCGCCTACCGCTACGAGCTCTACCCCCAGGTGTCGATCGATGTGAGCGCCTGCTTCGAGCCGGACTCGGCGCTGGGCAGACACCTGCTCGACTTCCTGCTCCAGGCCGATCTGCAGCGCGCTCCCGAGTCCCTGCGCCAGCGAGTGCTCGAGGCGCTGGCGGAGCTGTCGCGGCACGTCCATGGCCGGCGCCTGCTGCCCCACCCGAGCGGCGTGTTCATGGCGGGGTGA
- a CDS encoding ATP-grasp domain-containing protein, translating to MNVVFISPHFPQQFFHFVSALRERGVKVLGIGDTPYDSLRHELRESLSEYFFTPNLNDYDALLRATGYLTWRHGRIDRIDSLNETWLEVESRLREDFHVPGLLPADIARLRTKMGMHDVFKQAGVAHPSCIPVQDAAGVKAFAQSVGYPLVLKPDVGVGAARTFKVSSDSEVDAALKEPLPHYVAQAFVRGAIVTYDGLVDREGNIIFRLSHEYSDGVMEVVLEQRDISFWSLKEIPPALETLGRRAVAALGLRERWFHLEFFRLSDGSYVALEANLRPPGGFMTDQMNYACDMDVYRLWARLLTGDDLRGFRYTPRYHVCHVARRSSRRYRYSHAELVAKLGDSLLLHRELPAVYHNAMGNEMYLTRHESLAAKEDAVRLIQATV from the coding sequence ATGAACGTCGTCTTCATCTCCCCCCACTTCCCTCAGCAGTTCTTCCACTTCGTCTCCGCCCTGCGCGAGCGCGGCGTCAAGGTCCTGGGCATCGGCGATACCCCCTACGACTCCCTCCGCCATGAGCTCCGGGAGTCCCTCTCCGAGTACTTCTTCACCCCCAACCTCAACGACTACGACGCCCTCCTGCGCGCCACCGGCTACCTCACCTGGCGCCATGGCCGCATCGATCGCATCGACTCGCTCAACGAGACCTGGCTCGAGGTCGAGTCCCGCCTCCGCGAGGACTTCCACGTCCCCGGCCTCCTCCCCGCCGACATCGCCCGCCTGCGCACCAAGATGGGCATGCACGATGTCTTCAAGCAGGCCGGCGTCGCCCACCCCAGCTGCATCCCCGTCCAGGACGCCGCCGGTGTGAAGGCCTTCGCCCAGAGCGTCGGCTACCCGCTCGTCCTCAAGCCCGACGTGGGCGTCGGCGCCGCCCGCACCTTCAAGGTCTCCTCCGACTCCGAGGTCGATGCCGCCCTGAAGGAGCCCCTCCCCCACTACGTCGCCCAGGCCTTCGTGCGCGGCGCCATCGTCACCTATGACGGGCTCGTGGACCGCGAGGGCAACATCATCTTCCGCCTCAGCCACGAGTACAGCGACGGCGTCATGGAGGTGGTGCTCGAGCAGCGCGACATCTCCTTCTGGAGCCTCAAGGAGATTCCTCCCGCCCTCGAGACGCTCGGCCGCCGCGCCGTGGCCGCGCTCGGCCTGCGCGAGCGCTGGTTCCACCTCGAGTTCTTCCGCCTCTCCGATGGCAGCTACGTCGCCCTCGAGGCCAACCTGCGTCCGCCCGGCGGCTTCATGACGGACCAGATGAACTACGCCTGCGACATGGACGTCTACCGCCTCTGGGCCCGCCTCCTCACCGGCGATGACCTGCGCGGCTTCCGCTACACGCCCAGGTACCACGTGTGCCACGTCGCCCGGCGCTCTTCCCGCCGCTACCGCTACTCCCACGCGGAGCTGGTGGCGAAGCTCGGCGATTCACTCCTGCTCCACCGCGAGCTGCCCGCCGTCTACCACAACGCCATGGGCAACGAGATGTACCTCACCCGCCACGAGAGTCTCGCCGCCAAGGAGGACGCCGTACGCCTCATCCAGGCCACCGTCTGA
- a CDS encoding DUF2378 family protein, with protein MKPREVKPEDRRVFLQVVEGLLRHGVGERVTPRLRERLRQVGLDLDRPLLPAYPVSQWMYCLHIILEEVYPGVPREEGFRLLAAHHVEGYGQTLVGRAMMRLLRLLGPKRTVRQMVQALRGGDNYTEVRLKELEPGLWEMWMNSVLDMPGYAEALFVSFLRASGAVEPHAAIVRREEEGTVYVLRWKER; from the coding sequence GTGAAGCCCCGCGAGGTCAAGCCGGAGGACCGGAGGGTCTTCCTCCAGGTGGTGGAGGGGCTGCTGCGTCACGGAGTGGGAGAGCGCGTGACGCCGCGGCTGCGCGAGCGGCTGAGGCAGGTGGGGTTGGACCTGGACCGGCCGCTGTTGCCGGCCTACCCGGTGAGCCAGTGGATGTACTGCCTCCACATCATCCTGGAGGAGGTGTACCCGGGCGTGCCGCGCGAGGAGGGCTTCCGTCTGCTCGCGGCGCACCACGTGGAGGGCTACGGGCAGACGCTGGTGGGGCGGGCCATGATGCGGCTGTTGCGGCTGCTGGGGCCCAAGCGCACGGTGCGGCAGATGGTGCAGGCGCTGCGCGGCGGGGACAACTACACCGAGGTGCGGCTCAAGGAGCTGGAGCCCGGCCTCTGGGAGATGTGGATGAACTCGGTGCTGGACATGCCGGGCTACGCCGAGGCCCTCTTCGTGAGCTTCCTGAGGGCCAGTGGAGCGGTGGAGCCCCACGCGGCCATCGTGCGCAGGGAGGAGGAGGGCACCGTCTACGTCCTGCGCTGGAAGGAGCGCTGA